CTATAAACTATATAAAATCCCTATAATATCAATACTTGACCAGTCAAGTACTTATATATTATCAAACGATAATCTCTTTGGTTTgattttcatttgattcTTTGTTAACTTTACAACTCTTTTCTTACCAGTTTTACTGTTTATCAATTCCATATGTGTGTCATAGTTAATTCTATCTCCAGTACTCTCCTCAGGTGTAACCGGACTCGTTGGTTCAAAAGTGTCTATAAAAGGGTTCCTCAACTTTGCACGAGGAATTTTGGCAACTTCATCTATGTCCATCACTTCCCAgtcatcttcattttctgATTCTTTTGTTCTAGAGTTGTctataatttgttttgcGGGTGTCTTAGGTACTTTAAACTCATTAACCttcttcaaatcaaataatggaGGTGGAGCTTGCGTGAAAGAGTTATGACATCTACCAGAACCAATAGTGGATGGCGATGGTAACAATAAGCCAAATTTTTCGTTACTAGTGAATAAATCCAAATTCTTTCTTGTCTTGCATGGTGATTTTTGAGGGGTGATTGGAGTAAAGGGGAATTTGTTTGCCTGTGGTGGAGACAACTGTACACcttgttttcttttctgtGATACTGGAGTTCTTGTAggtttttttgttgttgtagatGGAGTTAATAATACTGATGAGGCAACGGGTGTAGATATAGCTCCTGTATTACTTTTTCTCCTTTGTTGCTGTCTTGGTGGTGTTTGTGGTGTGACAAATAAAGATGGTGTATCATTAGAAGAGGACATTGCAACGGAAATGACTGTAGACAATAAAGAAGCAAATATATAGAATGGATTATGAAGGTGCTAGGATGGATTTGAAAGTTTATCTGGGTTTATTCAAATgtaaaaattatttgtaaTTGATATGGCTAATTATTTTgctaaatatttataaaaaaaaatgattaaGTTCGAAATGAAATTGGCttcaatatataaaatttctgaaaggaaaaaaaattcaagaCGTgtagcaaaaaaaaaaaactttacaCACTTGAGTCGTGTAAGACTTAAccagaaaaagaagatggCTGGCAGCAAAGAAATATGGATGgatcaattgtttttaaaattttaatatgAATTTGAAGCAAAGTTTTGCTTAAATTATACAACAGTAAACTTAAAGTTGATTCAATGTTCAGAGAATAGGGTGGTTTTGTTTATACAGTATTTTAAACATACACTTTTGGGTAGTGGTTACACGTTTTATGTCAAGCTCTTCAGTTCCTCATAGTTGATTGTAggtttcaatattttgatataAACTAATATTGACAGTAAAGAAAATACAAATCATTCAACACAAAATCATAGtagaaaaaaatcaacCGCAAAGTCAAAAGGCATCTCTCCAAACAACCAGTGACTAGTTATTATACAAGAGCAAAACCGTCTTCAATGCTtctaaaaatatttaaagtTGGTAGCAGTAGACCGCGCCCCTTCCGCGCCATACTGTCTCCATTCTAAAAGCAACAGTTTTCGTGGAAGAGCAGAACTAATACGCGCTTGAATGTACCTGGTTACACTaccttttctttctttctttttttcattttgtatCAGTACTGATGATTACTTAGTGTCGTTACATTGAGAGACATAATGACACTTGCGAGATACCCCAAAGCAGTAGTTTTTG
The sequence above is a segment of the Candida albicans SC5314 chromosome 3, complete sequence genome. Coding sequences within it:
- the SOL1 gene encoding Sol1p (Cell cycle regulator; partial functional homolog of S. cerevisiae Sic1p; protein degradation regulated by SCF(CDC4) pathway; CDK phosphorylation predicted) — translated: MSSSNDTPSLFVTPQTPPRQQQRRKSNTGAISTPVASSVLLTPSTTTKKPTRTPVSQKRKQGVQLSPPQANKFPFTPITPQKSPCKTRKNLDLFTSNEKFGLLLPSPSTIGSGRCHNSFTQAPPPLFDLKKVNEFKVPKTPAKQIIDNSRTKESENEDDWEVMDIDEVAKIPRAKLRNPFIDTFEPTSPVTPEESTGDRINYDTHMELINSKTGKKRVVKLTKNQMKIKPKRLSFDNI